The following coding sequences lie in one Frigoribacterium sp. SL97 genomic window:
- a CDS encoding LAETG motif-containing sortase-dependent surface protein, with amino-acid sequence MKKTVSTATVLSTAIVIALGGIALNGQAASAEPAPLDRTATASEVEPEVGGPAVLEDVEDAPAVTPTPEIDDEAGPAAPAVGPGADATTGPSDESGDGSGVTDDGATAPSAQPSAAAPSAAEGAAAPAARFTVASPLDGAVYATLGYELVIEAPDARFSYEVFDSAGQSVRGEADVAGPRAVRYVHLPQDAAPEQSMTVVVSNADGFVLGSETRSFRVEVPTSPAVTIGSPRQGETLRTPATTWPGGGSFVLEGTGQAGSWLHYSYEALSEQTGWGSDYDSPIVRADGTWAIGDGLPYGSWRATVQQYAGAGDPSLGGVQQPSRSRLSAPVTVDFTLAAPVVVAAPSEPAVVSVAVPPAARPSVPMPARVVPVAHRSDLAYTGSSETTPWAGLAGMVLVGLGAATVLVTRRRASRG; translated from the coding sequence CGGCTTCTGCCGAGCCTGCGCCGCTGGATCGGACGGCGACGGCGTCCGAGGTCGAGCCCGAGGTCGGGGGCCCGGCCGTGCTCGAGGACGTCGAGGACGCGCCGGCGGTGACGCCGACGCCCGAGATCGACGACGAGGCGGGGCCGGCCGCGCCCGCCGTCGGGCCCGGGGCCGACGCCACGACCGGCCCGTCGGACGAGTCGGGGGACGGCTCCGGGGTGACCGACGACGGCGCGACGGCCCCGTCGGCGCAGCCGTCCGCGGCGGCCCCCAGTGCGGCCGAGGGTGCTGCTGCACCGGCGGCACGGTTCACGGTCGCGAGCCCCCTGGACGGTGCGGTCTACGCGACCCTGGGCTACGAGCTCGTGATCGAGGCACCCGATGCCCGGTTCTCGTACGAGGTGTTCGACTCCGCGGGACAGTCGGTCCGGGGCGAAGCGGACGTGGCCGGTCCGCGGGCCGTCCGGTACGTGCACCTGCCCCAGGACGCAGCGCCCGAACAGTCGATGACCGTCGTCGTGTCGAACGCGGACGGTTTCGTCCTCGGTTCCGAGACGCGGTCCTTCCGGGTGGAGGTCCCGACCTCTCCTGCCGTCACCATCGGGTCGCCGCGGCAGGGGGAGACGCTGCGAACCCCCGCGACCACGTGGCCGGGGGGCGGCTCGTTCGTGCTCGAGGGCACCGGCCAAGCGGGCTCGTGGCTGCACTACTCGTACGAGGCGCTCTCGGAGCAGACCGGGTGGGGCAGCGACTACGACTCACCGATCGTGCGTGCCGACGGCACGTGGGCCATCGGCGACGGCCTGCCGTACGGCTCGTGGCGTGCCACGGTCCAGCAGTACGCGGGCGCGGGCGACCCGAGCCTGGGGGGAGTCCAGCAGCCCTCGCGGAGTCGGCTGTCGGCACCGGTGACCGTCGACTTCACGTTGGCCGCACCGGTCGTCGTCGCCGCTCCGTCCGAGCCGGCCGTGGTGTCCGTCGCCGTGCCCCCCGCGGCTCGACCGTCCGTGCCGATGCCCGCACGGGTCGTCCCCGTGGCGCACCGCTCCGACCTCGCCTACACGGGCTCCTCCGAGACGACTCCGTGGGCGGGTCTCGCCGGCATGGTCCTCGTGGGGCTCGGGGCGGCGACCGTCCTCGTCACGCGGCGCCGCGCCTCCCGGGGCTGA